The Aedes albopictus strain Foshan chromosome 2, AalbF5, whole genome shotgun sequence region aatcataggctgtttgtttttgagttatactgatgtAGAGAATATAGTGAAATACTCACATGAAATCATTTTTCGGCTAAACAGCATTCAGCCAAACGGAGTTCGACCAAATGATCGTTTCGGCCAAAAGGCGTTAAGCCAAATAACCCTTTTAGCCAAATGGCTTTCTTCCAAATGACTCGGAGCCCTGTATTTATATTGCTGCCTACTACGAAAACAGTTTTGTATAATTTGATAATAAGATTGTCATAACCTCCGCGTATTTCTATACTTTGTTTTACCGGTAATTTGGAGGCACAGACACACAGACGTATCACTTTGAAGGAATTGCGATTAAAATTATCATCACGAAAATATATTCTCTCGATGCTACTGATACagtcaaattttaattaatttattattgCTTATCGTCAACCTAcaactgagatgcagaacatacagggataaaaagtttgaaaaactaagTAAGTTTTTGCAGAGAGCAAAATATGTtttccggaaaggggctgacaaaatcgggtcacttatgtagtaataattgatttttctatcgCGGAGTGGCAATTCCTCCGCGTATTTCTATACTTCGATTTACCGGTAACTTGTTGGAGGGTTACAAATATACGTTTGAAAGCATTCAATATGATTTCGGTCATGCAGGAACAGACTCCTTCGCACTCTTTATGTTTGTGTAATACAAGCTATGGATGTTCGTATTGTACTGTCCTTTAATCACTGCTATTCCTTTTACCTTTTGAATTTCCTCGCCAATATTATCACCACCAATCGATGTATATCTAACACTTATATTTGCTTTTCTTTTTTTGCTTTTTCCCATCATGCATCACGTTGTTCGTTATGTGTAAACCATTTACGATATTCAACTGCATcatcacacacacatacgcatttccaccaaaaaaaaacaatcaccaATCGAATCCCAACTCGTGACGCACTCGCAGACAACAACGAGTTGGAATCGGAATACTTTTCCGAGCAATTGGCAGCGGAATCGTTGCCCCACTATCAACCTCCTCCCCCGCCACCGGTGGTAGCACCCGTATCGCACCCACTATCCCAAGCGTcgatgacggggtcgtcgtcatcGCTTTCTTCCGGAATGGGTCCCAATGCAACTGCCGCTACCAATCCAACGGCAGCCGTGTCCCAACAGGCACAAATAACCCCAACCTCGACTCTGACGAAGCACAATCTGAACAATCTGAATCAGACTCAAAACAACTATCAATCATCACAAGCAGCGTACCAAGCGGCCAACAACAACTACCGACCGCAAGCTTACCCACAGCAGGCTCCTACGCAACAGCTACAGGCCAACCACTACCATCACAATAGCAATAGTAGCAGCAACGGTAGCGACACCGTGCGTCAATCGGTGCTGCAAAGCTCGCAAACTCCGTCGGGCAGTGTAGTAAACAATCAAAAGTACTACGATCCATACGATAACTACGCAAGACCAAACCCCAACGCAGCAATGGTGAACAATAACAACAACTACAACAGCCACTACCACCATAATCAGCAGGCCGGCGTTGGTGGAGGTGGCGGTGGTGGTAACGAACGAAGCAATGGTGCCGCCCACAACTATCACCACATGCAACAGCAGCAACATCATCATGGCGCCCAACATCATCCCCAAGGGGATGGTGGCTACGGGCATCCCCAACAACCACGTTACAACGGTCAACAACAACAGTacgcacagcagcagcagcaacagcaacaccaACAACAGCAATATCAATACAACAATGGTAACGTCAACAACGGTGCTGGCATCGGTAAGATCGCAGACTACGATCCGTTGACCGATGGGCCTAGGAATGTTCCGCAACCGAGCAGGCAGAGCGCAACCCTGATCTACAGTTCCGGAAATTGTAAGTAGCATTTTCTTTTGGCACTCATACCCCAAGTATCAACATTATTTCCAATGAAGTGAAAATTATTGCCTGTGTAGTTTGTTAAAGGATTCACTCGCCTAAATGTTTATAGATTGCCTCTCAAAATCTTAGTATTACATGTATTTCACCGTGTTCAAGGCACCTCTCATTGCGTGCTAAGTGTTCTGTTTTGTAAAGGGCATCACTTCCATTCTCATTTGTATGCaaactgttgatttttttttttggtttttacacAAACATAAAACAAACCTGAAGATACGACATACAATCGGACTCAACAACTCCTCCATTCAGGGCTGATTCAGTGCTAAAGCACTATACAACAGGTATCATGTTTTACTGTCTTTATTAAGTTGGTTCCCAAATGATCTGTCAAAATACCTCAAAAATGCCCCCAACAGCAGTGATAGTGATGGATAAGTAGTTTCCATTTGATGACAGCAACATTTTTAATTCAGTGATAATTTGTTCGAGAGAGAAAATGCTTGGTTATATGTATAAATTGTTTAACCAAATTCAAGTTTTATTCGCTGTGTTAAAATATTTCTCTGCGCATGCGGCCCTCCGCATGAAACCCTCTTAGCGTAATGTTAACCTTGCTAGTGATTAGGATCAGTTCATGGTAATGTCTGACCTAGTCAGGTACAGGTAATTTCTGACCTaccaaaaataaagaaaaatagttGCTAATATATACAGACATTAGGCCATGGAACAACACAGTACTTTTACAATATCCATATACAAATGTATTGACCAGAATCGCCagatcaaaaattttcaaacatgGCATACTTTTTATCATTTGATACGTTAATGTTCATATTGTGTTCAGAATccaggggctgcaaaacggtgagtcgataaggagagcatccaatatagctctggtcctcacaagttcctacctcatgcttccacgggtcaagcgatgacaaagaccgccagctaagagttgtgtgcttagctggtagtgcagcctgggcactgttgtccttctgacttcagctagattgaggaggtacgatccgagtgtctgttcaccaaggaggtgcggctcaaacagcgtctgttctggcatccaacggctgagtaaaaaacgctgcaccacgcccagctagatccaaggtggtagccccatcagcgtggtcgtcccagtgttggttgggacgttaaacagaactggcacgatggccctccggcgagacaggagtgttggcgtaggcccaataagccacccgtaaaaatccccattgcgaataacataggagaaaatacgactcgatacaatcggcaaagacccacgcaacgaaataaggactacgattggaaacttggaacatggaattgcaagtcactaggtttcgcaggatgtgacaggataatctacgacgaactacatccccgcaacttcgacatcgtggcgttgcaggaactttgttggactggacagaaagtgtggaaaagcgggcatcgagcggctaccttctaccaaagctgtggcaccaccaatgaactgggaacaggatttatagtgttgggcaagatgcgacaacgtgtgatcgggtggcagccgatcaacgcaaggatgtgcatggtgagagttaagggccgtttcttcaactacagcatcatcaacgtccactgcccacacgaagggagacccgatgacgaggaagaagcgttctacgcgcagttagagcaaacatacgatggttgctcgccgcgtgacgtgaaaatcgttgtcggcgacatgaacgcgcaggtaggaagggaggaaatgtacagaccggtaatcgggcgaaacagcctgcacgccgtatcgaatgataacggccagcgatgcgtaaactttgcagcctcccgtggtatggtagtccgaagcaccttcttcccccccaaagatatccacaaagccacctggagatcacccgaccaacaaacagaaaaccaaatcgaccacgttctaatcgacggtaaattcttctcggatataaccaatgtccgcacataccgcagtgcgaatatagattcggatcactacttagtcgctgtatgcatgcgctcaaaactttcgacagttatcaccacgcgtcgaagtcgaacgccgcgactcaacatcgagcagctgcgtaacgtagaagtggctcaagactacgcgcagcagttagcagtggctttaccaacggaagagcagcttggcgcagctacacttgaagatggctggagggacatccgatccgccataggtagtacctcggctacagcactaggtttcgcgactccgaatcacagaaacgactggtacgacggcgaatgtgatcagttgaaaaacgagaagaatgcagcatgggcgagaatgctgcaacaccgtacgagagcgaatgaggcacgttacaaacaggcgcggaacaggcagaattcagtcttccggatgaagaagcgccaacaggaagaacgagatcgcgaagcgatggaagagctgtaccgcgctaaggacacacgaaagttctacgagaagctgaaccggtcGCGCagcggctttgtgccacaagccgacatgt contains the following coding sequences:
- the LOC109404276 gene encoding LIM and SH3 domain protein Lasp isoform X1 codes for the protein MNKSCARCQKVVYPIEELKCLDKTWHKTCFRCHECGMTLNMKTYKGFNKLPYCEAHIPKAKATTIAETPELKRIAENTKIQSNVKYHADFEKLKGKVTQVADDPETLRIKQNTKNISNVAYHGDLQKKAAMERQRECTEIIDSKDNNELESEYFSEQLAAESLPHYQPPPPPPVVAPVSHPLSQASMTGSSSSLSSGMGPNATAATNPTAAVSQQAQITPTSTLTKHNLNNLNQTQNNYQSSQAAYQAANNNYRPQAYPQQAPTQQLQANHYHHNSNSSSNGSDTVRQSVLQSSQTPSGSVVNNQKYYDPYDNYARPNPNAAMVNNNNNYNSHYHHNQQAGVGGGGGGGNERSNGAAHNYHHMQQQQHHHGAQHHPQGDGGYGHPQQPRYNGQQQQYAQQQQQQQHQQQQYQYNNGNVNNGAGIGKIADYDPLTDGPRNVPQPSRQSATLIYSSGNLNANNNRRIGSVNDIDPVNGYYGSISETQQHQQNAIYHQQQVQQQQHLQQQQQLYQQQQQRQAQLQQQQQQQQQQQAQQQQQQQSQYIQPPQQYGAPTSTPVSKPMGKVRVYRALYDYEAQDNDEVGFTEGDLIIEVNSIDSGWMTGRVERTGLTGMLPANYVELVKI